The genomic DNA TCGGCCACGTCCAGCGACTGCACCCGCCGCGGGTCCTGTGTGGTCACGCCGACCGGGCAGGTGTTGGTGTGGCAGCGCTGGGTCTGCAGGCAGCCGAGGGCGAACATCATCGCGCGGGCCGAGTTCGTGTAGTCCGCGCCCTGGATGAGCCGCTTGACGATGTCGGAGCCGGTGGCGACCTTGCCCGCGGCGCCGATGCGGATACGGTCCCGCAGCCCGGTGCCGATGAGGGCGCCGTGCACGGCCGCCAGTCCCTGGGTGAGCGGGGCGCCGATGTTGTCGGCGAACTCCAGCGGCCCCGCCCCCGTACCGCCTTCCGAACCGTCGACCAGGATGAAGTCGGGCGCGGTGCCCTCGGCGAGCATCGCCTTGCAGACCGCGAGCAACTGCACCCGCGAGCCCACGCACAGCTTGATCCCGGCCGGCTTGCCGCCGGCCAGCTCCCGCATCCGGGCGACGAACCGCACCAGCTCGCGCGGGGTGGAGAAGACCCGGTGGTACGGCGGCGAGACCACGGTCTCGCCCTGGGGCACGCCGCGGGTACGGGCGATCCTGGCGTCGACCTTGGCACCGGGCAGCAGCCCGCCGATGCCGGGCTTGGCGCCCTGGGACAGCTTCAGCGACACGCACTTGACCCGGTCGTCGGCGGCCTTGTCGGCGAACTGCCGGGCGTCGAAGTCGCCGTCGGCGGTACGGCAGCCGAAGTAGGCGGTGCCGATCTCCCACACCAGGTCGCCGCCGGGCCGCAGATGGAACTCGGAGATGCCGCCCTCGCCGGTGTCGTGCGCGAAGCCGCCGCGTGCGGCGCCGCCGTTGAGCGCGAGGACGGCGTGGGAGGAGATCGCGCCGAAGCTCATCGCGGAGACGTTCAGCAGCGCCATGTCGTACGGCCTGGTGCAGTCGGGTCCGCCGACGCGGACCCGCGGCGGGGTCGTGGGCATCGTCACCGGAGCCATGGAGTGCACGAGGAACTGGTAGCCGGGGGCCTCCACGTCACGCTCCGTACCGAAGGGCTCCTCGGCGTCGGTGCCCTTGGCGCGCGCGTAGACGATGCTGCGCACGTTGCGGTCGAAGGGGCGGCCGTCGAAGTTCCGCTCGATGAAGTACTGCTGCATCTCGGGGCGGAGCTTCTCCAGCAGGAAGCGCAGATGGCCCACCAGCGGGTAGTTCCGCAGCACGGAGTGGCGGCGCTGGAGCACGTCCCACACGCCGAGCCCCGCGAGCGCCAGCAGCACGCCCGCGGCCGGCCACCAGGCGCCCGACACCAGCGTCGCGGCGAGGGTGCACCCGATGGCGGCCACGACGACGGCGGCGAAGAAGCTCATCCTCTTCATACGCCATCCATACGACCACAGCCCGGGACCGCGCGCGCGGGACCGCCCCCGGCCGACGGGGGAGGCGACCGGGGGCGGCGTGTGCGGGGACCGCGCGGGGCGGTCCCGGGGGCGTCAGCCCATGTGGGGGTAGCGGTAGTCCGTCGGAGCGTCCATCGTCTCCTTGATCGCGCGTGGCGAGGACCAGCGCAGCAGGTTGAACTTCGAGCCCGCCTTGTCGTTGGTGCCGGAGGCGCGGGCACCGCCGAAGGGCTGCTGGCCGACGATCGAGCCGGTGGGCCGGTCGTTGACGTAGAAGTTGCCGGCCGCGAAGCGCAGCCGCCGGGTCGCCTCGGCGATGACGGCGCGGTCCTGCGCGAGGACGGCGCCGGTCAGGGCGTACGCGGCGACGGACTCCATCTGGTCCAGCATGGCGTCGTAGGTGTCGTCCTCGTACACGTGCACGGCGATGATCGGGCCGAAGTACTCCTGGGTGAAGACCTCGTTCTCCGGGTCCGAGCAGACGATGACCGTGGGGCGGACGAAGTAGCCGACGGTGTCGTCGTACGTGCCGCCCGCGACGATCTCGCACGCCGGGTCGGCCTTGGCCCGGTCGATGGCGGCCTTGTTCTTGGCGAACGCCCGGTCGTCGATGACGGCGCCGACGAAGTTCGCCAGGTCGGTGACGTCGCCCATGGCCAGGCCCTCGGTCTCGGTGACCAGCGACTCCTTCAGCCCGCCGTCCCACAGCGAGCGCGGGACGTACGCGCGGGAGGCGGCCGAGCACTTCTGGCCCTGGTACTCGAAGGCGCCGCGGGTGATGGCGGTCTTCAGCTTCGCCGGGTCCGCGGTCGGGTGGGCGACGATGAAGTCCTTGCCGCCGGTCTCGCCGACGATCCGCGGGTACGCCTTGTAGCCCGGCAGGTTCCTGCCGACCTCGCCCCACAGGTGCTGGAAGGTGCGGGTGGAGCCGGTGAAGTGGATGCCGGCCAGGTCCGGGTGCGGCAGCGCGACCTCGGAGACCTCCTTGCCGTCGCCGGTGAGGAGGTTGATGACGCCGGGCGGCATCCCGGCCTCCTCCAGCAGCCGCATGAGCAGCACCGCGGCGTGCGTCTGGGTCGGCGAGGGCTTCCAGACCACGACGTTGCCCATGAGGGCGGGCGCGGTCGGCAGGTTGCCGGCGATCGCGGTGAAGTTGAAGGGCGTGATCGCGTAGACGAAGCCCTCCAGCGGGCGGTGGTCGAGCCGGTTCCACACCCCGGGCGGCTGGACCGGCGGCTGCTCGTCCATGATCTGGCGGGCGAAGTGGACGTTGAAGCGCCAGAAGTCGACCAGCTCGCAGGGCGCGTCGATCTCCGCCTGCTGCGCGGTCTTCGACTGGCCCAGCATGGTGGACGCGGCGATCGTCTCGCGCCACGGCCCCGCGAGCAGGTCGGCGGCCTTGAGCAGGATCGCGGCACGGTCGTCGAAGGACAGCGCGCGCCAGCCCGGCGCGGCGGCCAGGGCGGCGTCGATCGCGTCCTGCGCGTCGGCGCGGGTGGCGGTGCCGTACGTGCCGAGGACGGCCTTGTGGTTGTGCGGCTGCACGACGTCGACGCGCGCGCCGCCGCCCATGCGGTGTACGCCGCCGATGGTCATCGGCAGCTCCATGGGGCTCTCGGCCAGTTCCTTGAGCCTGGCCTCCAGCCGCGTACGCTCCGGCGTGCCGGGAGCGTAGGTGTGCACCGGCTCGTTGTACGGGGCGGGGACCTGGGTCACAGCGTCCATGGTTGCCGTTCTCCTTCGAGGTGCGGAGTCTTTCGGGGGGCTCGCGGGGGTCGTCAGCGGCGGCCGGCCAGGGCGCGCAGGAAGAAGGCCGTGTTCGCCGGGCGCTCGGCGAGCCTGCGCATGAAGTAGCCGTACCAGTCGGTGCCGTAGGGGGTGTAGACGCGCATCCGGTGGCCCTCGGCCACCAGCCGCTGCTGCTCCTGGGTACGGATGCCGTAGAGCATCTGGAACTCGTACTCGTCGGTCTTGCGGCCGTGCCGGCGGGCCAGCTCCTGGGTGATGGCGATCATCCGGGGGTCGTGGGTGCCGATCATGGGGTAGCCGCGGCCGGTCATGAGGATCTTCAGGCAGCGCACGTACGCCCGGTCCACCTCCGGCTTGTCCTGGAAGGCGACGACGGCGGGCTCCTTGTACGCGCCCTTGACCAGCCGCACCCGGGAGCCCTCGCCGGCGAGGTCGCGGCAGTCCTCCTCGGTGCGGAAGAGGTACGCCTGGAGCACCGCGCCGGTCTGCGGGAAGCGCTCACGCAGGGTGCGCAGGATGGCGAGCGTGGAGTCGACGGTGGCGTGGTCCTCCATGTCGAGGGTGACCGTCGTGCCGGCCGCGGCCGCGGCTTCGACCACCGGAGTGACGTGGGCGAGCGCGAGGTCGTGGCCGCCGGGGAGCGCCTGGCCGAAGGCGGAGAGCTTCACGGACATCTCGGCGCGGGGCCCCAGCCCCTCGTGCTTCAGCGCCTCGGTGAGGCCGAGGTACGCGTCCCGGGCGCGCAGCGCCTCGCGGGGGTCGGTGACGTCCTCGCCGAGGTGGTCGAGGGTGACCTCAAGACCGCGGGCGGACAGGTCGCGGACGGCGGCGACGGCGTCGGCCAGCTCCTCGCCGGCCACGAAGCGCGCGACCACCTGGCGGCTGACCGGCGCGGCCGAGACGACGCGACGGATTCCGTCGCTGCGCGCGGCGGCGAGAAGCACGGGACCCAGCACTGGGCACCTCCACGGTCGGGGCGCAGGTAACACCTCCGTGAAATCTAAGGATCGCTCCGATCCTGGGCCATCGACACCTGTCACGCATCCGAGAGCGCCCTCTCATACAGATGTATGAGAGGCTGCGGTCATGCGCGGCGACTACCAGCAGTTGGTGGACGAGGTCTCGGCGGCGCTCGGCGCCCCCGCCACCCTGGAGGACCGGGACTTCGGGCTGATCGCCTTCGGCGTTCACGACACCGGCGACGGCTCGTCGGGCGGCGTCTCCTCGCTCATGGACCCGGTCCGGACGAAGTCCATCCTGCACCGGCGCTCGACGGCGGCGGTGCGGGCGTGGTTCGAGGCGTACGGGATCACGCGCGCGACCGGGCCGCTGCGGATCCCGCCGGACCCCTCGGCCGGGGTGCTCACCGGGCGGATCTGTCTGCCGGCGCGGCACGACGGGGTGGTGCAGGGGTACGTCTGGCTGCTCGACGACGGGCACCTGGCCGACGTGGAGCTGGGCGGGCCGGGGCGGGCCCAGGATCCGCGGATCGCGCAGGCCATGCGGACGGCGGCGCGGATCGGGGCGCTGCTGGCGGCGGAGACCCGGGCGGGCGCGGCGGCGGGGGCGCTGCTGCACGACGTGCTGGCCGGCCCCGCGGCGGGGCGGGACGCGGCGCTGGCGGAGCTGCGGGATGCGCTGCCGGGCGGCGCGGCGGGGCCCGTGGCGGCGGTGGCGGTGCTGCCCTGGCGCCCGGCGGACCCGGCGGCGCCGGGCCCGGGACTGCCGCGGACGGCGGCGACGACGGTGATGCGGGTGGCCGGCGCGGGCGGGCGCGACGGGGAGGACGCGGGCACTTCGGCCGGCGCGCGGGTACGGACCGGCGCGGGCGGCGGGACGGGCGGCGGGGCGGAACCGGTGCGGGCACTGGCGGCGCTGGTGCTGCTGCCGTCCGCGGGCTCGGTGGAGCCGGCGGTGGCGGCGGCGGAGCGGCTGCTGCACGCGGCGGGCGGCGGGGCTCCGGGCGGGGCCCGGGGCGGTGCACCGGGCGAGGTGCCGGCGGGGGTACGGCGCGGGGCGCAGGGCGGCAGGGCACGTACCCGCGCCGGAGAGCCCGCCACCGGGGCGGGGGCGGCCGCCGTACCGGACGCCGTGGCCGGCGTCGGCGACGGCCGGGCGGACCTCGCCGGGCTGCCCGGCACCTGGCGCGAGGCGCTGGCCGCCGCCCGGGCGGCGCGGGCCGCACCGCGGCTGGGCCCGGTGGCGCGGTGGCCGGAGATCGGCCCGTACCGGCTGCTCACCGACCTGCCCGGCGGCGCCGACCCGGCGGTCGGCCGGCTGCTGGAGCCGGCCCACGCCGCGCTGGCCCGCACGGCCGAGGTCTACCTCGACCACGCGGGCCAGGCCGCCCGCACCGCCGCGGCGCTGGGCATCCACCGCCAGACGCTGTACTACCGGCTGTCCCGCGTCGAGGAGCTGACCGGCCTGGACCTCGCGGCGGGCGAGGACCGCCTGCTCCTCCACATGTCCCTCAAGTCCGCCCGCCTCTGACCGCACCCTGCACACACACGGCATGCCTCCTGCCTCGCTCCCGTCGCAGGCGCGACGGGCCCGGCCCGCCTCGGGAGTGTGGCGGGCCGGGGGTCCGGGGCGCGGGCGTCAGCCCAGGTGCACCGCGGGGGCCGGGGCCGGGGCGCCGGGCTTGGCGGGGGCGGGGCGGGGGGTGTTCATCACCACCGCCACCATCGCCGCGGCCGCGACGAGGATCACCGACGCCACCGTGTACGCCGAGCTGAAGCCCTCGACCAGGCCCGCCTTGACCACGTCCGGCACCGGCCCGCCCGCCGCCCGCCGCTCCGCCGGCGCACCCGTCTGCGGCAGCCGCTCGGCGAGGTAGTCGGCGGTGGTGCTGGTCGCCACGGTGTTGAGGAGGGCCGTGCCGATCGAGCCGCCGATCTGCTGCGCGGTGTTGACCGTCGCGGACGCCACACCGGCCTCCTCCTCGCGCACGCCGTGGGTCGCGTAGTTGATCGCCGGGGCCATCACCATCCCCATCCCGAAGCCGAGGATCAGCTCCGCGGGCAGCACCCCGGCCGCGTACGACGTGTCCACGTCCACCGTCGCCAGCCATCCCGTGCCGGCCGAGGCGAGCAGCAGCCCGGGGGCGATCAGCGCCCGCGGCGGAACCCTGGGCAGCAGCCGGCTGGCGAGCCCCCCGGCCCCCGCCAGCACCCCCGCCGTCAGCGGCAGGAACGCCACCCCGGTCTTCAGGGCGGAGTAGCCCATGACGACCTGCATGTAGTACGTGAGGAAGAGGAACATGGCGAACATCCCCACCGTGGCCAGCGCGATGCCCAGGAACGCGCTCCCCCGGGCCCGGCTGAGCACCACCCGCAGCGGCAGCAGCGGCGCCGCGGCGTTCCGCTCGTACAGCACGAAGCCGGTGAGCAGCGCCACGCCGAGGAAGAGCAGGCCGAGCACGAGCGCCGAGTCCCAGCCCTCGGACTCCGCCTCGCTGCACCCGTAGACGACGGCGACCAGGCCGGTCACCGCGAGCACCGCGCCGGGCACGTCGATCCGCTGCCGCACCTGCGGGCGGGTGTCGGCGGGCAGCACCCACCAGCCGGCCGCCGCCAGCACCGCGATGGGCACGTTCACGTACAGGCACCAGCGCCAGTCCAGATACTCGGTCAGCGCCCCGCCCGCGACCAGGCCGATCGCGCCGCCGCCGGCGGCGATCGCGCCGAAGATGCCGAAGGCGCGGGCGCGCTCGCGCTGCTCGGTGAAGCTCGTGGTGAGCAGCGACAGCGCCGCCGGCGCGAGCAGCGCGGCGAACGCCCCCTGCGCGGCCCGCGCGCCCAGCAGCGCGCCGAAGCCGGGCGCCGCACCGCCGAGGGCGGAGGCGGCGGCGAAGCCGACGAGCCCGGTCAGGAAGGCCCGGCGGCGGCCGGTGTAGTCGGCGATCCGGCCGCCGAGGAGCAGCAGGCCGCCGAAGGCCAGGGTGTACGCGGTGATCACCCATTGCCGGTCGCCGTCGGAGATGTCGAGGTCCGCCTGGGCGGACGGCAGGGCGATGTTCACGACCGTGACATCCAGGACGATCATGAGCTGCGCCAGCCCGATGAAGGCGAGGGCGAGCCAGCGCCGCGATCCGGTCGCCCTTTTTGTAGTGTCCATGCCATTACCTTTCTCGTGCGTGCTCGGGGTCTCGGGTGGCTGGGGGGATTGCGGGCGGTACGGGCGCTAGCGGTCGTTCCCGCCGACGATGCGGTCCGTGGCCCGGATGAACCGGGCGGCGGTGATCGCGGGACCGGGCAGTCCGGTGCCGCGGGCGCGGGCGGCCTCGGGGCGCAGCCCGTCGAGATACAGCTCCAGATGGCGGTGGGCCAGCGCCTCGTCCTCCGGCAGCCCGCCGCCGGGCAGCAGCAGCGTCAGCCGCATGACCATGAACGGCACGTCGCCGAAGACCACGTCGTCGCGGAGCTGGCCGGCCTGCTGCGCCCGCACGATCAGCTCCTGCACCGGGCGCAGCGTCCGCGCGCGCAGCTCCGCCAGCTCCTCGTCGATCCGGATCCGGCCGGAGAGCGCGGGGAGCACGGCGCCGATCCGCAGGTCGAGCGCCGTATGGGCGAACCGGCGCAGCGCCTCGAACGGCTCCTCCCCGCCGGCCAGCGCCTCCTCGGCCGCACCGCGCAGCTCCGCGAGGGTGGCGGCGGCGACGCCGCGGATCAGCGCCTCGCGGCTGCCGAAGTTGCGGTAGAGCGTGGCGATGCCGACGCCGGCCCGGCGCGCGACGTCCTCCAGCGGGGCGTCGGGGCCCTCGCCCACGAAGACCTCGCCGGCCGCCTTCAGGATCAGCTCGCGGTTCCGCCGGGCGTCCGCGCGCATCGGGGTCCGCATGACCACTCCTCAACCGAAGGGAAAATCTCCACTTACCCGCACCGTAGAAGGGAACCGGAGAGATTTCATCCATCTGAGGGGAAGTGAGAGGGCATCGCGCGAAGATCCTCCGCATCGCGCCGGCGGGCCGCCCCGGAGGACCGGAAACCGGGCCAGGACACGCGTACGGGCCCGGGCGGGCGGCATCGCTGCCGCCCGCCCGGGCCCGTACCCCGGGGGTCTCCCCCGGTCCGCTACTCGGTGAGGTTCACCGCGCGCGCCGAGGCCGCGCCGATCTCACCGGCGATCTCCTGCACGACGGCCGGCGGGATCGTGTCGTCCACGGTCAGCGCGACCAGCGCCTCGCCGCCCGCCTTGGCCCGGGACACCTGCATCCCGGCGATGTTGATGCCCGCCTCGCCCAGGATCCGGCCCATGGTGCCGACGACGCCGGGGCGGTCGCCGTAGCTGAAGAACGCCATGTGGTCGGCGAGCGTCAGGTCCACGTCGTGCTCGCCG from Streptomyces sp. CMB-StM0423 includes the following:
- the pruA gene encoding L-glutamate gamma-semialdehyde dehydrogenase encodes the protein MDAVTQVPAPYNEPVHTYAPGTPERTRLEARLKELAESPMELPMTIGGVHRMGGGARVDVVQPHNHKAVLGTYGTATRADAQDAIDAALAAAPGWRALSFDDRAAILLKAADLLAGPWRETIAASTMLGQSKTAQQAEIDAPCELVDFWRFNVHFARQIMDEQPPVQPPGVWNRLDHRPLEGFVYAITPFNFTAIAGNLPTAPALMGNVVVWKPSPTQTHAAVLLMRLLEEAGMPPGVINLLTGDGKEVSEVALPHPDLAGIHFTGSTRTFQHLWGEVGRNLPGYKAYPRIVGETGGKDFIVAHPTADPAKLKTAITRGAFEYQGQKCSAASRAYVPRSLWDGGLKESLVTETEGLAMGDVTDLANFVGAVIDDRAFAKNKAAIDRAKADPACEIVAGGTYDDTVGYFVRPTVIVCSDPENEVFTQEYFGPIIAVHVYEDDTYDAMLDQMESVAAYALTGAVLAQDRAVIAEATRRLRFAAGNFYVNDRPTGSIVGQQPFGGARASGTNDKAGSKFNLLRWSSPRAIKETMDAPTDYRYPHMG
- a CDS encoding PucR family transcriptional regulator, with the protein product MRGDYQQLVDEVSAALGAPATLEDRDFGLIAFGVHDTGDGSSGGVSSLMDPVRTKSILHRRSTAAVRAWFEAYGITRATGPLRIPPDPSAGVLTGRICLPARHDGVVQGYVWLLDDGHLADVELGGPGRAQDPRIAQAMRTAARIGALLAAETRAGAAAGALLHDVLAGPAAGRDAALAELRDALPGGAAGPVAAVAVLPWRPADPAAPGPGLPRTAATTVMRVAGAGGRDGEDAGTSAGARVRTGAGGGTGGGAEPVRALAALVLLPSAGSVEPAVAAAERLLHAAGGGAPGGARGGAPGEVPAGVRRGAQGGRARTRAGEPATGAGAAAVPDAVAGVGDGRADLAGLPGTWREALAAARAARAAPRLGPVARWPEIGPYRLLTDLPGGADPAVGRLLEPAHAALARTAEVYLDHAGQAARTAAALGIHRQTLYYRLSRVEELTGLDLAAGEDRLLLHMSLKSARL
- a CDS encoding FMN-binding glutamate synthase family protein — encoded protein: MKRMSFFAAVVVAAIGCTLAATLVSGAWWPAAGVLLALAGLGVWDVLQRRHSVLRNYPLVGHLRFLLEKLRPEMQQYFIERNFDGRPFDRNVRSIVYARAKGTDAEEPFGTERDVEAPGYQFLVHSMAPVTMPTTPPRVRVGGPDCTRPYDMALLNVSAMSFGAISSHAVLALNGGAARGGFAHDTGEGGISEFHLRPGGDLVWEIGTAYFGCRTADGDFDARQFADKAADDRVKCVSLKLSQGAKPGIGGLLPGAKVDARIARTRGVPQGETVVSPPYHRVFSTPRELVRFVARMRELAGGKPAGIKLCVGSRVQLLAVCKAMLAEGTAPDFILVDGSEGGTGAGPLEFADNIGAPLTQGLAAVHGALIGTGLRDRIRIGAAGKVATGSDIVKRLIQGADYTNSARAMMFALGCLQTQRCHTNTCPVGVTTQDPRRVQSLDVADKTVRVERFQRATVQSALEIMSAMGVDDPAQLRRHQLRVRIEPRAVRRDDRPLPPPAPGQLLAEPPRAWAADWAAADPDRFTV
- a CDS encoding MFS transporter: MDTTKRATGSRRWLALAFIGLAQLMIVLDVTVVNIALPSAQADLDISDGDRQWVITAYTLAFGGLLLLGGRIADYTGRRRAFLTGLVGFAAASALGGAAPGFGALLGARAAQGAFAALLAPAALSLLTTSFTEQRERARAFGIFGAIAAGGGAIGLVAGGALTEYLDWRWCLYVNVPIAVLAAAGWWVLPADTRPQVRQRIDVPGAVLAVTGLVAVVYGCSEAESEGWDSALVLGLLFLGVALLTGFVLYERNAAAPLLPLRVVLSRARGSAFLGIALATVGMFAMFLFLTYYMQVVMGYSALKTGVAFLPLTAGVLAGAGGLASRLLPRVPPRALIAPGLLLASAGTGWLATVDVDTSYAAGVLPAELILGFGMGMVMAPAINYATHGVREEEAGVASATVNTAQQIGGSIGTALLNTVATSTTADYLAERLPQTGAPAERRAAGGPVPDVVKAGLVEGFSSAYTVASVILVAAAAMVAVVMNTPRPAPAKPGAPAPAPAVHLG
- a CDS encoding proline dehydrogenase family protein — translated: MLGPVLLAAARSDGIRRVVSAAPVSRQVVARFVAGEELADAVAAVRDLSARGLEVTLDHLGEDVTDPREALRARDAYLGLTEALKHEGLGPRAEMSVKLSAFGQALPGGHDLALAHVTPVVEAAAAAGTTVTLDMEDHATVDSTLAILRTLRERFPQTGAVLQAYLFRTEEDCRDLAGEGSRVRLVKGAYKEPAVVAFQDKPEVDRAYVRCLKILMTGRGYPMIGTHDPRMIAITQELARRHGRKTDEYEFQMLYGIRTQEQQRLVAEGHRMRVYTPYGTDWYGYFMRRLAERPANTAFFLRALAGRR
- a CDS encoding TetR/AcrR family transcriptional regulator, giving the protein MRTPMRADARRNRELILKAAGEVFVGEGPDAPLEDVARRAGVGIATLYRNFGSREALIRGVAAATLAELRGAAEEALAGGEEPFEALRRFAHTALDLRIGAVLPALSGRIRIDEELAELRARTLRPVQELIVRAQQAGQLRDDVVFGDVPFMVMRLTLLLPGGGLPEDEALAHRHLELYLDGLRPEAARARGTGLPGPAITAARFIRATDRIVGGNDR